From the genome of Candidozyma auris chromosome 2, complete sequence, one region includes:
- the ARO4 gene encoding 3-deoxy-7-phosphoheptulonate synthase ARO4: MSQTPIPEEYDDTRIMGYDPLIPPALLQNEIKASKKSLETVIKGRVDASRIIGGKDDRCLVIVGPCSIHDPEAALEYANRLKKISEELENDLVIIMRAYLEKPRTTVGWKGLINDPNVDNSFDINKGLRVSRKLYADLTGAVGIPIGSEMLDTISPQYFSDLLSFGAVGARTTESQLHRELASGLSFPIGFKNGTDGNVGVALDAVQASSKGHHFMGVTKNGLAAITTTKGNDHCFIILRGGKNLTNYDLQSVQSAKSAIAKSSNPNIKIMIDCSHDNSKKDYRNQPAVLEDVSRQIEAGENALMGVMIESNINEGKQSMPSGNEGKRALKYGVSITDSCVSWDTTVKMLNNLARAVQKRRQKNGST, translated from the coding sequence ATGAGCCAGACACCCATTCCTGAAGAGTACGACGACACAAGGATTATGGGATATGACCCCTTGATACCACCAGCGCTCCTTCAGAATGAAATTAAAGCGTCAAAGAAATCATTGGAAACAGTCATCAAGGGAAGAGTTGACGCATCAAGAATCATCGGCGGGAAGGACGACCGTTGTTTAGTCATTGTGGGTCCTTGCTCCATTCATGATCCGGAGGCTGCACTCGAGTACGCTAATCGTTTAAAAAAGATCTccgaggagttggagaatGACTTAGTCATCATCATGAGAGCTTATTTAGAAAAGCCTAGAACAACTGTAGGTTGGAAGGGCCTCATTAATGATCCTAATGTCGACAACTCTTTTGATATCAATAAGGGTCTCAGGGTTTCGAGAAAGTTGTATGCTGACTTGACTGGTGCTGTGGGTATTCCTATTGGAAGTGAGATGCTAGACACAATTTCCCCGCAATACTTCTCTGACTTATTGAGTTTTGGCGCAGTTGGTGCTAGAACCACGGAGTCTCAGTTACACAGAGAGTTGGCTTCTGGCTTATCCTTTCCTATCGGCTTTAAAAATGGTACCGATGGCAATGTTGGGGTTGCATTGGACGCCGTGCAAGCATCATCAAAAGGTCATCATTTCATGGGTGTGACGAAGAACGGATTAGCGGCAATCACAACCACGAAGGGAAATGACCACTgcttcatcattttgagAGGTGGTAAGAACTTGACGAACTATGATTTACAGTCCGTTCAGAGCGCCAAGTCAGCCATCgcaaaaagctcaaatcCTAACATAAAGATCATGATTGACTGCTCACATGACAATTCGAAGAAAGATTACAGAAATCAGCCTGCTGTGTTAGAAGATGTCCTGAGACAGATTGAGGCGGGTGAAAACGCGTTAATGGGTGTGATGATTGAATCCAATATCAACGAGGGGAAGCAAAGTATGCCATCAGGTAACGAAGGTAAGCGGGCATTAAAATATGGCGTATCGATTACTGACAGCTGTGTTTCTTGGGACACAACGGTAAAAATGTTGAATAACTTAGCTAGGGCTgtgcaaaaaagaaggcaaaagAACGGCTCTACATGA
- the SLP2 gene encoding Slp2p, which yields MFPLSAKRNLLARVRLYSSTNGFKNQNPALSFFQRAKLPANTIIKFVPQQTAYVVERMGKFSKVLQPGIALLLPFLDRISYVHSLKETAIEIPSQNAITADNVSLELDGILYIKVHDPYKASYGVEDFKFAISQLAQTTMRSEIGSMSLDAVLKERQKLNTNINQIINEAAKDHWGVECLRYEIRDIHPPQNVVDAMHRQVSADRSKRADILESEGVRQSKINIAEGEKQAAILKAESTAVSIERIAKTIAEHSGENAVNLQIAQEYIKEFGNIAKTTNTVVIPSSMSDVSGFVASGLSVYDSIAKRTKNDS from the coding sequence CGAAATCTACTTGCTCGAGTTAGACTTTACTCGTCAACTAATGGCTTTAAGAACCAAAATCCCgccttgagcttttttcaGCGAGCCAAATTGCCCGCCAATACCATTATCAAATTTGTTCCACAACAAACTGCCTATGTTGTAGAACGTATGGGAAAATTTCTGAAAGTATTGCAGCCTGGTATTGCACTTCTTTTACCATTCTTAGACAGGATCTCTTATGTACATTCTTTAAAGGAGACTGCCATTGAGATCCCATCCCAAAATGCCATCACAGCGGATAATGTctctcttgaacttgacgGAATCTTGTATATCAAGGTTCACGACCCTTATAAAGCGTCATATGGCGTTGAGGACTTCAAGTTTGCTATAAGTCAGCTCGCTCAAACCACGATGAGGTCAGAAATCGGCTCCATGAGTCTTGACGCggttttgaaagaaaggCAAAAACTAAACACCAATATCAATCAGATAATAAACGAAGCCGCTAAAGATCATTGGGGAGTTGAGTGTTTGCGATATGAAATAAGGGATATTCATCCTCCACAAAATGTTGTCGATGCCATGCATAGGCAAGTTAGTGCCGACAGATCGAAGCGTGCGGACATTTTGGAGTCAGAGGGAGTAAGGCAATCGAAAATAAATATAGCTGAAGGAGAAAAACAGGCTGCTATTTTGAAGGCCGAATCAACTGCAGTAAGCATTGAACGTATTGCTAAGACGATTGCGGAACACTCAGGAGAAAATGCTGTTAATCTTCAAATTGCTCAAGAGTATATCAAGGAATTTGGTAATATTGCGAAGACCACTAATACAGTGGTGATTCCTTCGAGCATGAGCGATGTAAGCGGCTTTGTTGCCTCCGGTTTGTCTGTTTACGATTCCATCGccaaaagaacaaagaaCGATCTGTAA
- the MIT1 gene encoding mannosylinositol phosphorylceramide synthase catalytic subunit SUR1 translates to MRKELKFILWGHAALIAFLVYCSYDLISLLFDDSFQDDLLDVELNPADGRIDKPNVIPKIIHQTYKDEHIPKLWQPGQEACVELHPDYQYILWTDNSAREFIAEEYPWFLETWDSYPYPIQRADAIRYFALAHYGGIYIDLDDGCVRRLDPLLTVPAFVRQTVPTGISNDVMGAVPKHPFFIKVLDNLKKYKRNWLVPYITIMFSTGPLFLSVMLQQYKRYGVPEAAKVRILLPRDYKTHEFSFFAISPGSSWHLDDAKFVKSLANHIGLAVFGGFIIASLFLLLEWYFYQWCVHTNFTKSLERLQAKVRWRRIVKRRSRKDSNLPAQVNISKEQNIV, encoded by the coding sequence ATGAGGAAAGAGTTAAAGTTCATCTTGTGGGGCCATGCTGCCTTAATAGCATTTTTGGTTTATTGCAGCTATGATTTGATTAGtttgctttttgatgattcttttcAAGATGATCTACTAGATGTTGAGCTCAATCCCGCTGATGGAAGAATTGATAAACCGAACGTCATACCCAAAATTATACATCAAACATACAAGGACGAGCATATTCCGAAGCTATGGCAGCCCGGGCAAGAAGCTTGTGTGGAGCTACATCCTGATTACCAATACATATTATGGACTGACAATTCTGCTAGAGAGTTCATCGCAGAGGAGTACCCTTGGTTTCTCGAGACCTGGGATTCTTATCCATATCCTATTCAACGTGCAGATGCTATTCGCTACTTCGCTTTAGCGCATTATGGCGGCATCTACATCGATTTGGACGATGGTTGCGTCCGCCGTTTAGACCCTTTGTTGACGGTTCCAGCATTTGTGAGACAGACTGTACCAACAGGCATCTCAAATGATGTGATGGGCGCAGTACCAAAGCACCcttttttcatcaaggtGCTAGACAATCTCAAGAAGTATAAGAGAAACTGGCTTGTTCCTTATATCACGATAATGTTTTCCACTGGCCCTTTATTTCTCTCTGTCATGCTACAGCAGTACAAACGTTATGGTGTTCCGGAGGCCGCCAAGGTTAGAATTTTGCTTCCGCGAGACTATAAGACCCACGaattttccttctttgcgATATCACCTGGATCTCTGTGGCATCTTGATGATGCTAAATTTGTGAAGTCGTTAGCTAATCACATCGGGTTGGCTGTATTTGGAGGGTTTATCATCGCAAGTCTCTTCTTGTTACTAGAATGGTATTTCTACCAATGGTGTGTTCACACAAATTTTACCAAAAGTCTTGAACGATTGCAAGCTAAAGtaagatggagaagaattgttaaaagaagatcaaggaagGACTCAAACCTCCCTGCGCAAGTTAATATAAGCAAGGAGCAAAATATAGTTTAA